The Actinomyces wuliandei genome contains the following window.
CGGGCCGCTGACAGACCTCGCGCACGAGCGAGCCGGCGTGTGACGCCAGTGGCGCCCACGCCACGCAGCCCACCGCCACGGCGGCGCCCAGGGCGCTCGGACCTGTCACGGCCGCCACGACCAGTCCCGCCAGGACCGGCGGGGCCGCGTTGGCGACCTCGGTGAAGCCCATGGCGGCACGAGGCACCAGCCCCAGCAGCATGGCCACCAGGAAGCACGCGAGGCACACAGCCAGGGCGGTGGTCGTGGTGGAGACCGCCCCGTGGGCCACGCGGGCCAGGACGTCACGCCCCAGGGCGTCACCTCCCAGCGGCAGGGCCAGGCTGGGTACCTCTAGCCGCTCGTAGCCGGTGGCCAGCGGGTTCCGGCCGATCCCCGCACAGACTATCCCTATCAGGACCACCGACCCGAGCACGGCGATGACGCCCGCACTACGCCCCGGACGGCGCACAGGGGGAGGCGCGGGCAGCGGGGTCCCGACGGCTGCCCCCAGCAGCCACCGACGGACCAGCTCTGCCAGGGCACCTGCTCCTACGGCCAGCGCCAGCAGGAGCAGGATCCCCGCCTGGAGGGAGGGGACGTCCTGCGCGGTGGCCGAGCTCAGGAGCATCCTGCCGATCCCGGGGATCGCGAAGATCTGCTCGGTGGCCACCACACCCCCGGTCAGCCCGACCACCACCAGGCCCACCTGGCCGCACAGGGGCGCCAGGGCGCGACGCAGCACCGCCCGTGCCAGGGCGGCGCGGGATATGCCAGTAGTGGTCCAGGTAGCCACCCACCGCTCGTTGAAGGTCGCCGTGACGGCGTCGGCAAGCAGACCGCCCAGGAGACCGCCGCCGGGCAGACCCAGGGTGAGGGCTGGCAGCACCACCTGGGCAGCCCGTCCCCATCCGTAAGGTGGCAGCAGCCCAGCATAGACCGCCAGCGCCAGTAGGAGCACCGGGGCCAGGAGGTACTCCGGCAGCGAGGTCAGGAGGGCCGCGACGGCCCCGCCCTGGGGACGGGGCTCCCCCCGCAGCCCGGCCCGCATGGCTGGCAGGGTAAGCAGTGTCGCGACAAGGAGGGACACCAGGAGGGCCGCCCCCATGAGGTCCAGGGACACGCTGAAGGCGTCCAGCGTACCGGGGGCGACGTCACCGCCCGACACCCATGACGTACCCAGGTCGCCGCGGAGGACACCTCCCAGCCAGTGGCCGATGCTGCCCAGGGGACCGTCGCCCAGACCCAGCCGCTCCCGGATGGCCTCCAGCGCCTCCGGGGTGGGCTCACGCTCGTCAGAGGTTGCCCGCAGGATGGTCAAGGCAGGATCGTTGGCTGACAGCCACGGCAGCATCCCCACCAAGGCCACCAGTCCGCTAAAGGCGAGCACCCGGGAGGCCACAACCACCCCGTCGTAGCGGCGGCGGGCCCTGCGCGGGAGACCCACCACCTTGCCTGCCACCCGGGCCATCAGCCCACCTGCTGCCTGACTCACTGCCCGACCGCCGTGGAGGCGGTAATCAGCGCCCTGGTGTACGGGTCCCGCTCGGCACCGGTAAGCCCTGCCGCCTCCCCCTGGAGCAGGCGCTCGTTGACCAGGGGGACGGCCGCTCCGGTGGCGAGGATCGCCTTCTCCGCAGCGATGATGGCCTTGCGCCGCTCGTCCCCGGCCTCCAGCGCGGCGGCCTTGTCCAGCGCGGCGTCCACCTTCGTGTCCTTGAGGAAGCACAGTGAGAACGACCCGTCGGAGGAGAAGTCGGACTCCATGTAGGCCACCGGGTCCCCAGAGTCCAGAACCGTGCCGCGTGACAGGAGGAAGGCGTCGAAGGCTCCCGCCAGGGCGTCGGACTCGATCTGCTCGTACTCGCGCACGTCGTTCGTGACCGTGAACCCTGCCCTCTCCAGCTGGGCCGTGATGACGACCAGGACCTCCTCGAGCTCGGGACGGTCGCTGTAGGTACCGATCGTGATGGTGGTCCCCTCGGGAACTTTGGCAGCCTTGGCGGCCCCGGGAACCTGGTCCGTAGCACCAGCGCCCTTGGCCCCGGTAAAGGACGTGGTGCCCCAGGACCGCAGTTCCTCGGCCCACGTCAGTGCCGGGCCGAACAGACCGGGCGCGACGTCGGCGTAGCCCTCGTAGACGGTGCCGGTGAGCTCGGTGGGCTCGATAGCGTCCCTGACGGCGGCTCTGAGGCCCTTGTCGGTAAAGACGCCCTCGGCGGTGTTGAGGTAGAGGGTCAGGGTTCGCGGCGTGACGATCTCGTGCAGGAGCGACTCGTCAAGGTTGGCGACCTGGGAGAAGGGGACCGCCTCGACCACGTCGGCCTCACCGGTGCGCAGGGCGGAGCCACGTGCGGTGCCGTCAGGCACGAAGGACACGTCGATGCCTGACGCGGTGGCGGCCTCTCCCCAGTAGTCCTCATAGCGCTCCAAGGTGGCGGTAGCCGTCCCGTTGACCGCAGTCAGTCTGAAGGGCCCGGTCCCGTAGCCGATAGGGTCAATGACGCCGTCAGAGGCGTCGGGGTAGGCTCCCTCGGCGAGGATCACCATGCTGGGGCTGGATAGGCGCTGCGGGAGCAGCGGGTCGGGTTCGGCCGTGGTGACGACGACCTCGCTGCCCTCGGCGGTGACGCTTAGCTCGACGTCGTCGAGGATACGGGGCGCCTCAGGGTGGCTGGCCGCGAAGTCGATGCAGGCAGCCGCCTGCTCCGCGGTCAAGGCGCTTCCGTCGTGAAAGGTGACCCCTTCGCGGACAGTGAACCGCCACGTGGTGTCGTCGGTGCGCTCCCAGGAGGAGGCGAGCGCCTCGACCAGCTCGCCCTCGGCGTCGAGATTGACCAGGGTCTCGGCGCACGACCACCTGGTCAGCATGAACGCGTCGTCGGAGAAGGGGCTCATACTGGCACGCGGCGTATTAAACATGGCGATGCGGACACGGCCGTCGGCGGCCTCGGACGGGCCACCGCCACAGCCTGCGGCCAGGACAGCACCTGCTCCTATGCCTAGCATCGCGATCGCCTGGCGACGGGTGGGGACCGGTGCGGAGGTGTTCATATCTGTCTCCTTGCAGGTTGCTGAGGCTGGTAGGCGCCCTGCGGGGAAGGCAGGGTGGGCACGGCGTCACGCAGGGCACGGGAGGCGGGATGGGACGGGGCGGTCAGAAGGTCACCCATCGGCGCGTCCTCGACGAGAACCCCGCCGTCCATGACGATCCCGCGGCTGCAGATACGGGCGACAGCCGCTAGGTCGTGGGAGACAACAAGCAGGGCCGGGGCGGGACGGGCGCAGTCCAGGGCCGGGGCGGGACGGGCGCAGTCCAGGGCCGGGGCGGGACGGTCTTGCTGCTCTGCTGGTACGTGCTGGGGCTGGGCTATGGTCTCCTCGTCAGCCAGGTCTGCACCAATCCCCGCCAGGAGCTCCAGGACCTGGCGTCTCAGTGCAGGATCGAGCCCTGACACGGGCTCGTCAAGAAGAAGGTGACGAGGGGCTGGCGCCAGGGCACGGGCGATCGCAACACGTTGAGCCTGCCCGCCAGAGAGCTCGTGCGGACGAGAGCGCCACACCTGCCGAGGAAGCTCCAGACGAGTGAGAAGGTCCTCGGCAGCGGCCGTGTGCTCCTCCCGGCTCCCTGGGACCCCCAGAGTCCGCATGGGTCTGGTGACCTGCGACACGACCCTGAGCCGGGGGTCGAGGCTGCTAGCAGCGTCCTGGGGGACGTACTGGACGACCCGTCGGTAGGAGCGCAGACGACGCGCGCTGCGTCGGCGCACGGGAGTGCCGTCGAGCAGGATCTCCCCGGAGTCCTTCGGTCCCGGAACGTCCAGAAGCAGCAGCGCACGAAGCAAGGTGGTCTTTCCGCATCCAGAGCGTCCGAGGAGGGCAGCACTGCGACCGGCAGGAAGATCAAGACTGACACCGTCGAGGACGGGGCGGAAACCCCCGGAGCCGTCCGGGTAGGAGCGGACGACGTTGCTCATCCTCAGGCCCTCCACGCTAGGATGCCTGCCGCATCAGGGCCAGCCGACGGCCACCGACGTCCTGCGCCTCCGGGAGCCTGACTTCGGCGAACGCTGTCAGAGCGGCCGGGAGAGTTTCACGTCTGGCTGCCTCGCACATGGCCTGCGTCACCGGGTGATCAGGGCAGGCGAGGACCTGCCGCGTGGCTCCTCTCTCGACGACCTCTCCCTGGGAGAGGACCACGATGTCCTCACAGATCATGGCAGCCGGGAGGTCGTGGGTAATCAGTAGCAGGGCCGGGCCGTCGTCGCGCCCGGTCACCTGGACCAGCAGGTCAAGGACCTCGCTGCGAGCGACGACGTCCAGCGCCGTGGTGGGCTCGTCAGCGACCAACACGCTCGGGTCGCCCGCCAGGGCCAGGGCCAGGCAGGCCCGCTGACGCTGGCCTCCTGAGAGGCGTCCGGGCACCCGTCCCGCGAGGTGCTCGTCCAGGCCGACAGCAGCAAGCAGGTCCGTCACGCGCTGGGCGGCCCGGTGGCGGGCACGCCGCGAGCCACGAGCCGCCAGCTCGACCTGGCGCCCCACAGGCGTCAGGGGATGCAGGGCCGTGCTCGGATCCTGGGGGACCAGCGCGACACGGCCCCACAGAGGACGACGTGAGGCGGGCAACGGCAGGAGGTTGGTCGTGGTAGCAGACTCTGGCCCGGCACCCGTGAGCCGCCCAGTCACCGTCAGGCCTGGCGGCAGCACCCCCGCGAGCGCGGCGCAGGTCAACGACTTCCCAGCCCCTGAGGCCCCGACCAGCGCAGTACGGCTCCCTGGGGACAGGACAAGGCTGACGTCCTTGAGCAGCTGACGTCCTCCCGTGCTGACGGTCAATGAGTTAAGAAGGGTTGCCATACCTAAGAACCTTAGAGGCAGAAGAGCTGAGACTCAACCCCGTCACGAAAGAAGGTGGGAACGCAGTCACCACACCACGCGCCCGGGGCCAGCACCCGCGCGGCACCCCGCCCCAGCGTCTGAGAACACCTGTCATAAAGGCACCATAGACCATAATGACAACCGTTCTCAAATTTGACAGGGCAGCCTCCTTGCGCCGCCCCTACCGCTCCCCCTGCGGCTGCTCACCCCACCACACCAGCGACGCCCCCGCGCCGCCACACGCCCGCAGCCCTAGTCGGCCCCGAGCATGCCCAGGTCCCGCACAGCCCCCAGGTCGGCGCTGGTCGCCAGCATCGCGTAGGCGCGCAGAGCGGCAGAGACCTTGCGGGAACGCGGAGAGCGGGGGGTCCAGGCGGCCGCCCCGCGCGCCTCCTCCTGCGCGCGACGACGCTGGATCTCAGCCTCGTCCAGGCGCACAGAGATAGAGCGTGCCGGGATGTCGATGTCGATGACGTCACCACTGCGGACCAGGCCGATGAGGCCGCCCGCCGCCGCCTCCGGAGAGACGTGCCCAATGCTCAGGCCCGAGGTGCCCCCGGAGAAGCGCCCGTCCGTCAGCAGCGCGCACTCCTTGCCCAGGTGCCGGGACTTGATGTAGGTGGTGGGGTAGAGCATCTCCTGCATCCCAGGCCCCCCACGCGGCCCCTCGTGGCTGATGACCACGACGTCCCCGGCAGCGACCTTGCCCCCCAGGATGCCTGCCACGGCGTCGTCCTGGGACTCGAAGACCACTGCGGGACCAGAGAAGGTGAGGATCGAGGCGTCCACGCCCGCTGTCTTGACGATACAGCCCTTGGTTGCCACGTTGCCGAACAGCACGGCCAGGCCCCCGTCCGCCGAGTAGGCGTGCTCCACGTCCCGGATACAGCCGCTGCTGCGGTCGGTGTCCAGCGCCTCCCAGCGGGAGGACTGGGAGAACATCTCCGTGGTGCGCACGCCTGCCGGGGCAGCCAGGTAGCGGGTGCGGTTGTCCTGGCTGACCTCGGAGCCGGGCACACCGTCTGCGCCGGGGCGGGCGATGTCGTACTCGGCCAGCTCGTCGGCCAGCGTGCCGCGCAGGACCGTCATGGTGGAGGTGTCCAGGAGGCCACCCCGGTCGAGCTCGCCGAGGATACCCAGGATCCCCCCGGCCCGGTGGACGTCCTCAATGTGGTACAGGTTGGTGGAGGGGGCCACCTTGGCCAGGTGCGGGACCTTGCGTGAGAGCCGGTCGATGTCAGCCATGGTGAAGTCCACCCTGGCCTCCTGCGCGGCAGCCAGCAGGTGGAGGACGGTGTTGGTGGACCCGCCCATGGCGATGTCCAGGCTCATGGCGTTCTCAAAGGCCGCCTTGGTGGCGATGGACCGGGGCAGGACGGAGTCGTCCTCCTGCTCGTAGTAGGCCTTGGTGATCTCCACGACCTGGCGCCCGACCCGCTCGAAGAGCTCGCCGCGGTCGGAGTGGGTGGCCAGCAGGGTGCCGTTCATCGGCAGCGCCAGGCCCAGGGCCTCGGTCAGGCAGTTCATGGAGTTGGCGGTGAACATCCCTGAGCAGGAGCCGCAGGTGGGACAGGCCAGGCGCTCAATGGCGGAGATTGTCTGGTTGTCGACGGTGTCGTCGGCAGCGTCCATCATCGCGTCAATGAGGTCGAGCTTGCGGGTGGTGCCGTCCGTGGCCACCATCTTCCCCGACTCCATGGGGCCGCCGGAGACGAAGATCGTCGGGATGTCGAGGCGCATGGCGGCCATGAGCATGCCCGGGGTGATCTTGTCGCAGTTGGAGATGCACACCAGGGCGTCCGCGCAGTGGGCAGAGACCATGTACTCCACCGAGTCGGCGATGAGCTCGCGGCTGGGCAGGGAGTAGAGCATGCCGTCGTGCCCCATGGCGATGCCGTCGTCCACGGCGATGGTGTTGAACTCCTTGGCGATACCACCAGCGGCCTCGACCTGGGAGGCGACCAGCCTGCCGACGTCGCGCAGGCCCACGTGCCCGGGGACGAACTGGGTGAAGGAGTTGGCGATCGCGATGATGGGCTTGCCGAAGTCGGAGTCCTTGACGCCGGTGGCACGCCACAGGGCGCGCGCGCCCGCCATGTTACGGCCGGAGGTTGAGGTGGCGCTGCGGTACTGCGGCATGTTCTCTCCTGTCGGGAGGTGTGTAGGGACGTCGCTCGGACACACTCAGCCGTGGCAGCAGCGGCAGCAACCCGGTCGCCGCAGTCGGTGAGGACCCGAGGTTGATGACACCGTGTCTGCCCCCAGCCTAGTGCTCCCTCCTAGAGCACGCACGCGTCGCCGTGCATTCCCGGCCGCCCGGACCGGGGACAGCAGACTGGCGCCAGGTCCGGGCAGCCCGCCCTCAGCACGCGGGTCAGGCCAGGTGTGGCCCGCAGCCGGGAGCCTCCAGCCAGGCTCACCACCCAGGCAGCCAGGGGCTCGCCGTCGGACCGGGCGCTCCGCCATCGCCGTCAGGGGTCACATGACGGCCAGAACCTCCGTGACGAAGACGAGCGTGTCACCGCCCCTGATCCCTGCCTGCGGGACGCCCCGGTCACCGTAGCCCAGCTCGGAAGGGATCGACAGCAGGACCCGGGAGCCGACCCGCTGTCCCGCCAGGGCGTCGTCCCACCCACGGATCACCATCCCGGTGCCGACCTGGAAGGTCAGTGGCTGGCCACGGTCGTAGGAGGTGTCGAAGACCTTCCCGTTCCAGACCTGGCCCAGGTAGTGGCAGGCGATAGTGTCCCCCGGCTCCACCACCTGGCCGTCCCCGGCGTCCAGGACCTGCACCTGGAGGCCCTCGGGGGCCTGCGGGCCGGGGAAGGTCAGGGACGGCCTGGTCCCCTTGGCACCGTCAACGGAGGGCATGTTCATACTGATCATGGCAGGAGCCTACGCGAAGCCGCTGACAGCGCACCCCAGGTCCCGGGTCCACGCCCCGCGCACCAGCCAGCCCCGCCAGCGAGTTCTGGCCAACCTCTGCACCGCTGGTGTGCCGCTCGCGTGCCTGCCCGGGTGCGGGTGTCAGTCACGGAAGTAGGACAGCAGGCGGAGGAACTCGATGTACATCCACACGATGGTCACCACCAGGCCGAAGGCCCCGGCCCAGGCGTAGCGCTGGGGCAGGCGGTTGTCCACGCCCTGCTGGATGGACTCGAAGTCCACCGCCAGGCAGAAGGCGGCCATGACCACCGCGGCCAGCCCGATGACCACGCCCAGGGGGATCCCCATGACCTCGATGCTGCGCAGGCCCCACTGCCCCGAGGTCACCCCGGTGAGCACGAGCCCCAGGTTGACCAGGCTGAACAGCAGGTAGCCGCCCACGGCCACGAGCAGCACGCGCCGGACGCGGCCCTGGACCCGGAAGCCGGCGAACCGGTAAGCGCACAGCACCACCACGAAGGTCGCCGCGGTGGCCAGCACCGCCTGGGCCACGATGCCCTCGTAGCGGTGCTCCATGATCCCGGAGAAGCCCCCCAGCAGCAGGCCCTCGCACACCGCGTAGGCCATGATGAGCGCCGGGGAGGGCACCCGCTTGAAGGAGTTGACCAGCCCCAGGACCAGGCCCCCGACCAGGCCGACAAGCATCAGCATGGTCCCCAGGCCCGTCGTGGCCGGGGTGGTCACCAGGTTCCACGACACCGCCCCGACCACCACGATGACCGCGAACAGGCCCGCGGTACGGATGATGACGTCGTCATAGGTCATCCGCCGCATGTCCGTGCTCGTGGCCGCAGGCGCCTGGTACCGGGCCTCCATGCCCGCCACCTGCTCCGGGCTCACCTGCCCGTAGGAGCCAGCCTGGCCGTCGTGGCTGTGCTGCCCCCAGGCCTGGCCCGGGACCTGGCCCCAGGTCTGCCCATAGCCCTGGCCGGCCCCGTAGGACTGCTGCTGGGCAGCATAGCCAACCTGCCCAGGACCGGTGTGGCCGGGCTGGTAACCCGGCATCGTGGGGTACCCGCCAGGCGTGGTCCCCACAGGCTCGGCCTCACGCACGCCCCCACCCGGGGCAAACGCCCGGCTCTGACTGAAGAAGGGATTACTCACTGTCACTCTCCATTGTGCTGGTCAGGGCCTGCCCCAGGTACCATCGGTCACGACGGCGCAACAGAGCCGCCATCTGGTCCATGATCGACAGGACCAACAGGAACGTCCGCGTCTCCACCTGGTCACCCTAGTCACCACCTGCGTCCACGGACAGGCACCAGTCTAGCCTTCGCGGTGCTGGCAGTCCTGACGGTACAGGCACCCCCTGCCCGAACCGGACCTCCCGGTCTCGCTGACAGGGAAATCAAGGTAATCGGAGCGTCGTGGGTCTCTCACAGGCCGTCCGCCCCTAGCGCGCCCCAGAACCTTCAGGCAGACTCGTTGTCATGCGATCTCCCACGCTGTCCGCGCTCCCCGTGGCCGCCGCGCTCCTCCTCGCTGTCAGCGCCTGCCTTGGCAGCCAGGCAGAGCCTGTCGCCCTGACCACGCTCGGTCCTGCCGACGAGAGCACCCAGAGTGCCACCAGCAACAGCGGCCCCACTAGTGCGCCCAGCAACGAGGCCAGCCCGTCCCAGACCCCCTCCCAGTCAGCCAGCCCGGACTCCTCGCTTGCTTCCGTGGACGACCTGGAGGTAGGGGACTGTCTCACCGACACCATTGACGACGTCATGGCCTCCAACAATCCTCTTCTCCACGTCACCGACTGCGACGACTCCCACTACCTGGAGCTCTACCACACCGGTGAGGCAGCTGACGACGCCTACGAGACCTATGACGAGGAGGCCCTGACCGCCGACGTGGAGACCACGTGCACCGCACAGTTCCCCGAGTACGCCTCCGCCGACGTCAACGGCTCCGACTTCCAGATGCTCTACCTCTACCCGAAGGAGATGGCGTGGCACACCGGTGACCGGGAGTTCCTCTGCTTCGCCCTCAGGATCGACAAGTCTCCCATGACCGGCTCCATCGCCGAGGGTGGGGGAGTCCCGGCAGAGGCCCCCGAGGACACTCAGGACTCCGAGGAGACCACCTGACCCCTCCCGGACCGCTCCCACTGACGCGGCAAAAACGTCGGAGGACAACACGATGCCTTGTTGTCCTCCGACGTTTTTGTCACTTGAGCAGGATACCTGCCGTGTCTCCTCCGCTCTCCTCCATGCGGAGGAGACGCCCTCCCCTCCAGTAGGACGCCAGGGGAACCAGGATTCAGCTTTCCGGGCGAGCCAGACGCTTCACCCACGCTCCTACCCTGGTTTCAGCCAGCGGCCCTCCAGCCTGGTCGCTGACCACCTGCCCGGGCCGCCGGATCCACGGTCGGAGACCTGAGGTGGGGCGCCGCTGCCACTGCCTCCGCCCCGCCCCCGTCTCCGCCATCCCCCGGCCTGGCTCACCCAGCGAGAGGAGACTGTTGTGATTGAGGCTGTCGAGCTGACAAAGCGGTTTGGTGACAAGACGGCCGTGGACCGGGTGTCCTTCACCGTGGAGCCGGGGACAGTGACGGGGTTCCTGGGGCCCAACGGGGCGGGAAAGTCCACCACGATGCGCATGATCATGGGGCTTGACCGCCCCACCGGCGGCAGCGTGCGGGTCAACGGGCGCGCCTACCGGGACCTGGGAGCCCCGCTGTGCGAGGTCGGCGCCCTGCTGGACGCCAAGGGCATGCACGGCTCGCGCAGCGCCCGGGCGCACCTGACCCAGCTGGCGGTGTCCAACGGCATCCCCACCAGGAGGGTCACCGAGGTGCTGGAGATGACCGGGCTGACGAGCGTGGCCCGCAAACGGGTCAAGGGCTTCTCCCTGGGGATGGGCCAGCGCCTGGGGATCGCCGCAGCCATGCTGGGCGACCCCGGGGTGCTCGTCCTGGACGAGCCGGTCAACGGGCTGGACCCCGAGGGCGTCAAGTGGGTGCGTGAGACCTGCCGGGCGCTGGCCGCCCAGGGGCGCACCGTGTTCATCTCCTCTCACCTGATGAGCGAGATGGCCCAGACCGCCGACCAGCTCCTGGTCATCGCCCGGGGACGCATCCTGGCGCGCGGCCCGGTGGACGAGATCATCGCCCAGGCCACCAGCGACGTCGTGCGCGTGGTCTCCCCCCAGGCTGACGCCCTGGCCCAGGCCCTGGCCTCCCGGGGTGTGGAGACCTCCAGCCCCAGCCCTGGCACCCTGACCACCACGACCGCTCCGGCCCACGTGGTCGGCGAGGTCGCCGCCGCAGCCGGGGTCACCCTCCACGAGCTGACCACCCAGCACGCCAGCCTGGAGGAGGCCTACCTCACCCTGACCTCCGACGAGACCGAGTACACCACCGGGCAGGCCACCGGAGCAGCCGCCCCCGACCGCAGGCGGGCACCAGCCACCGCCTAGCAGTGCCTGGTCCGCGAGCCCATGGCCGTACCTGCCGCACCCCTGTCCCCAACCACTACAGCTTTGCCAAGGAACTATCATGCCTACCCCAGCAGCCGCCGCAGCGCCCACCCGGGCAGCCAGCGCCGTGTCCGACACAGTCCCCTCCCCCAGCACAGCCTCCTCCGCCAGGCGCCCCCACCGCAGCCGTATTACCGGGCGCCAAACCTTCATCCGCGCCGTCTACGCCGAGTGGGTCAAGATCCACAGCCTGCGCTCCACCTGGATCACCAGCGGCCTCGCCCTCTTCCTGACCGCCTCCTTCGGAGCCGCTATCGCTATCGCCTACGCTGCCGAGGAGGCGTACAGCGAGGCGGCAGACAGCCTCACGGTCGGTATCACCTTCGGCCAGATCGTCATCTGCGTCCAGGCGGCCCTCATCGTCACCGGCGAGTACGCCTCGGGACAGATCCGCTCCTCCCTGGCCGCCGTCCCCCACCGGGGCAGGCTCCTGGCCGCCAAGGCGGTCGTCGTCTCAGCCCTGGCCTTCCTCCTGGGCCTGGTCTCCATCCTTGTCGCCTGGGGGGTGTCCGCCCCGTTCCTGGGTGAGCACGCCGGGTCCCTCACGGACCCCGAGTACCTGGGATACTTCTGGGGGGCTGGCCTGTCCTTTGTAGGTATCGCGCTCATGTCCCTGGGCCTGGGCTTCCTCCTGCGCTCCACCGCCGGCACCATCACCCTCGCCGTCGTGCTGCTGTTCATCATACAGATCCCCCTGGGCCTGCTCGCAATGAGGTGGCCGCAGGCCGCCGAAGCCGTCGGCCTCCTGCCCGGTGGCGCCAGCCAAGCCGTGTCGGACCCTTTCTCCCAGATCGCTCAGTGGGGGGTAAGCGGCACCCAGTACGCCCTTGAGCACTGGCAGGCTGTCACCGTCTTCGCCGCCTGGGCGGTCGTGCCCGTCGTCATCGGCTGGATCGTCCTGTCCCGGCGTGACGCCTAGGTCAAGCACCTAGGTCCTAGGTAGAGACAGATAGACAGCATGGTCACCACCCAGCCTCTGGCTGGCGGCCCTCACGCGGGCCGGTCCAAGCACCTCGCAACCAGGGAGCGGACCGGCCCGCTGGCCTACCAGCACCCACCGCAACGCACCTCACCCCGCCCGCCGGGCGCCTGCGGGCGGGGTGAGGTGCGTTGCGGTGGCACACTGGCCCCGATGCCCGACTCCTCCCCCAGCCTCGACACTGCCTCGGCCCAGGTCGCCCCAAGAGGGGCGCTTGAGGGTCGTGAGGGTACTGACAGCCGTCGTTCCCCGCGACGCCTCCTGCGTGGCCTCGCCCGCTCACTGACATCCTGGTACCGCAGCCACCCTACCTGGGTGGACGGCGCCATCGCCGTGGCGGTCCTGCTGACCAACATCCTCATGGCCCACCTGACCCTCCATCAGTACGGGGAGTCGCTGTCCTCCGTCGCGGCCCTGGTGGCACGCTACCCCCTGGCGCTTGCCGCCTGGCTGTGCGGTGCTATGGCCCTGACCCTGCGGCGGCGTCACCCCGTGGTGGCGTGGCTGGCTCTGCTGACCCTGCTGCCCCTGTATGAGCAGCTCCTCCTGTGGGTCCACCGACCGCCTACGATCGAGGAGTTCGGGCTGGCCGCTGTCGTCATCACCATATTCGCCTGGCTAGGCGTCCCCATCACCTTGGGAACAGTCGCCGCTCGCAGCCACCCGCTGACAACCTGGACCGCCTGGGTCACGACAATGGCCGTCTTCTACCTGACAGCAGTCTTCATTGAGGGCAACCCTGCGACCTCGGGGCAGACGCTTCAGGTGACGCTCCAGATGACACTCATCTTTCTGGTCACGGTACTGACGGGGCTGAACCTGCGCTCGGCACGCCTACGCGTCACCGAGGTGGAGGTGCGCTCCTCACGCCTGGCGCTGGCTCGCGAGCAGGAGACCCTGCTGGCTGCCTCCAACGAGCGCAGCCGGATCGCCCGGGAGATGCACGACGTCGTCGCCCACTCCCTGGCTGTCATGATCACCATGGCTGACGGCGCGACGGCTACCATCGACCGCGACCCGGCCACCGCTAGGAAGGCCCTGGAGACGCTGGCGGAGACCGGGCGCGGGGCACTGGCGGACACCCGCCGCCTGGTCGGCGTGCTGCGGGAGGACCCGGCGCTGACCGGGGTCGGGCAGGACACTGGTAGCCCGCCCGTCTCCGGGGATCAGCCCTCAGACCCTACCGAGGACGCCCCTGAGGTTGGCGGGGCGCTGCTCCCACCCGACCTTCACCCTGCCGAAGGAGCCGGAGACACCGAGGGCAACGACCCCGGCCCCTCCCGGAGCGCGGCAGCTAGGTCCCGGGCAGCCCGGACGGGCACCCGGTCATCCCGCTCCCCCGAGGTGCGCGACCTGCCTGTCCCGGAGTTCGCACCTCCGGGGACCGTGGCGGCTGTCGAGCCCAGCGCCCCGATCGCGGACCTGCGCCGGGAGGCCACCGACCACGACTCGGACTCCTCCGCAGGGGCAACCCCGCTGGCTCCGGCCCCGGAGCAGGCGG
Protein-coding sequences here:
- the ilvD gene encoding dihydroxy-acid dehydratase; this translates as MPQYRSATSTSGRNMAGARALWRATGVKDSDFGKPIIAIANSFTQFVPGHVGLRDVGRLVASQVEAAGGIAKEFNTIAVDDGIAMGHDGMLYSLPSRELIADSVEYMVSAHCADALVCISNCDKITPGMLMAAMRLDIPTIFVSGGPMESGKMVATDGTTRKLDLIDAMMDAADDTVDNQTISAIERLACPTCGSCSGMFTANSMNCLTEALGLALPMNGTLLATHSDRGELFERVGRQVVEITKAYYEQEDDSVLPRSIATKAAFENAMSLDIAMGGSTNTVLHLLAAAQEARVDFTMADIDRLSRKVPHLAKVAPSTNLYHIEDVHRAGGILGILGELDRGGLLDTSTMTVLRGTLADELAEYDIARPGADGVPGSEVSQDNRTRYLAAPAGVRTTEMFSQSSRWEALDTDRSSGCIRDVEHAYSADGGLAVLFGNVATKGCIVKTAGVDASILTFSGPAVVFESQDDAVAGILGGKVAAGDVVVISHEGPRGGPGMQEMLYPTTYIKSRHLGKECALLTDGRFSGGTSGLSIGHVSPEAAAGGLIGLVRSGDVIDIDIPARSISVRLDEAEIQRRRAQEEARGAAAWTPRSPRSRKVSAALRAYAMLATSADLGAVRDLGMLGAD
- a CDS encoding FKBP-type peptidyl-prolyl cis-trans isomerase, with the protein product MISMNMPSVDGAKGTRPSLTFPGPQAPEGLQVQVLDAGDGQVVEPGDTIACHYLGQVWNGKVFDTSYDRGQPLTFQVGTGMVIRGWDDALAGQRVGSRVLLSIPSELGYGDRGVPQAGIRGGDTLVFVTEVLAVM
- a CDS encoding Bax inhibitor-1/YccA family membrane protein → MSNPFFSQSRAFAPGGGVREAEPVGTTPGGYPTMPGYQPGHTGPGQVGYAAQQQSYGAGQGYGQTWGQVPGQAWGQHSHDGQAGSYGQVSPEQVAGMEARYQAPAATSTDMRRMTYDDVIIRTAGLFAVIVVVGAVSWNLVTTPATTGLGTMLMLVGLVGGLVLGLVNSFKRVPSPALIMAYAVCEGLLLGGFSGIMEHRYEGIVAQAVLATAATFVVVLCAYRFAGFRVQGRVRRVLLVAVGGYLLFSLVNLGLVLTGVTSGQWGLRSIEVMGIPLGVVIGLAAVVMAAFCLAVDFESIQQGVDNRLPQRYAWAGAFGLVVTIVWMYIEFLRLLSYFRD
- a CDS encoding septum formation family protein; translated protein: MRSPTLSALPVAAALLLAVSACLGSQAEPVALTTLGPADESTQSATSNSGPTSAPSNEASPSQTPSQSASPDSSLASVDDLEVGDCLTDTIDDVMASNNPLLHVTDCDDSHYLELYHTGEAADDAYETYDEEALTADVETTCTAQFPEYASADVNGSDFQMLYLYPKEMAWHTGDREFLCFALRIDKSPMTGSIAEGGGVPAEAPEDTQDSEETT
- a CDS encoding ABC transporter ATP-binding protein, encoding MIEAVELTKRFGDKTAVDRVSFTVEPGTVTGFLGPNGAGKSTTMRMIMGLDRPTGGSVRVNGRAYRDLGAPLCEVGALLDAKGMHGSRSARAHLTQLAVSNGIPTRRVTEVLEMTGLTSVARKRVKGFSLGMGQRLGIAAAMLGDPGVLVLDEPVNGLDPEGVKWVRETCRALAAQGRTVFISSHLMSEMAQTADQLLVIARGRILARGPVDEIIAQATSDVVRVVSPQADALAQALASRGVETSSPSPGTLTTTTAPAHVVGEVAAAAGVTLHELTTQHASLEEAYLTLTSDETEYTTGQATGAAAPDRRRAPATA
- a CDS encoding ABC transporter permease subunit — encoded protein: MPTPAAAAAPTRAASAVSDTVPSPSTASSARRPHRSRITGRQTFIRAVYAEWVKIHSLRSTWITSGLALFLTASFGAAIAIAYAAEEAYSEAADSLTVGITFGQIVICVQAALIVTGEYASGQIRSSLAAVPHRGRLLAAKAVVVSALAFLLGLVSILVAWGVSAPFLGEHAGSLTDPEYLGYFWGAGLSFVGIALMSLGLGFLLRSTAGTITLAVVLLFIIQIPLGLLAMRWPQAAEAVGLLPGGASQAVSDPFSQIAQWGVSGTQYALEHWQAVTVFAAWAVVPVVIGWIVLSRRDA